CCGCACGTCCTCCACCAGGCTGTCGCTCAGGTAGGGGAGTCCCTCGCGCACCAGCTCAATGATCCTGTCGAGGAGCCCGGCCTGCACGCCGAGTATGAAACCGAGAAAGGCGGTGAGCAGAAAGAGGATGGGTATGAGCGAAAAGAGGGCGTAAAAGGAGATGGCGGCGGCCTTGTTGAAGCCGTCGTGGCGCCAGAACCGCTCGAAGCTGCGATGGAGGATGGAAAAGGGATTGGTCATGTCCTCTGCGGCGCGGCGCACACGACCGGCCCGGCGCGCTACTTCCTCATCCTGAAGTGGAGCCTCACCGGCACTTCGCCGAGGTCCAGCAGCTCCCTCAGCCTGTTTACGAGATAGCGGCGGTAGTGCTCGGCCACGCCGGCCGGGTAGTTGGCGAAGACCACGAAGGTGGGAGGCCGCACGCCGCTCTGGGTTATGTAGTAGAGCTTCACCTGCCTGCCGCGGTAGACCGGGGGACGTTTGCGCGCCGTAATCCCGGCGAAGACCTCGTTCAGGCGCGCCGTCGGCACACGTCTCGACGCAGCCTCGTCGAGCGAGGAGACGGCGTCGAGGATCGCCCCCGTCCTGCGGCCCGTCAGGGCCGAGACGAATATGATCGGGGCGAAGCCGAGACCAGGCAGCGCCGCTCTCACCTCCCGCTCGTAACGGGCCATGGTGTGGGAGTCCTTGTCCACGAGGTCCCACTTGTTGATCACGATGAGGGCTGGCTTGCCCCTCTCGGCTATGAGCGAGCCCACCTTCGCGTCCTGGCTCTTCACCCCCTCCAGCGCGTCAATGACCAGGAGCGCAACGTCGCAGCTCTCCACCGACCGGATGGCCGCCATGACCGCGTAGTTCTCGAGCCTGGAGCTCACCCTGCTCTTCTTCCTTATGCCAGCCGTGTCGACGATGACGAATCTGCGGCCGTGGTGGCGTATCTCCGTGTCCACGGCGTCGCGCGTGGTGCCCGGCACCTCGCTCACTATCATGCGCTCGCGGCCGGCCAGCCTGTTTAGGATCGAGGACTTTCCGGCGTTGGGCCTGCCCACGATGGCGACCTTCGTGACCGCTTCGTCCCTATCCTTGCCGCGGCGGACCGGCAACGCGGCCATCACCTCTTCGAGCAGCTCGTACACCCCGTCGCCGCGCTCGGCCGACACCGCCATGACCCTATCCACGCCGAGATCGTAGAACTCGGCCAGCGCCCCCTCGAGCCTCGGCGAGTCCACCTTGTTGACGGCGTAGATGACGGGCCTGTGCGTCTTTCTCAGCATGTCCACGAGCTCGCGGTCGGCCGCGGTCAACCCCTCGCGGCCGTCCATGAGAAAGATCACGAGGTCGGCCTCCTCCACGGCAAGGCGCATCTGCTCCTTGACCTTGCCCATGATCCCGCCGGCGGCCTCCGGCTCGAAGCCCCCGGTGTCCACGAGCGTAAAGGTGCGTCCCCCCTCGCTCACATCGCCGTAATTGAGGTCCCGCGTTACACCCGGCTCGCTGCGCGTTATGGCCTTGCGCCTGCCTATGAGCCTGTTGAAGAGGGTGGACTTGCCCACGTTGGGACGGCCCACTATGGCGACAAGCGGCTTCATGCCGCCACCCCATGGCCTGCCCGGAAGGGAAAAAGCCGGCCAGAGAGAAAAAGAGGTCTCTTATTCACAATCACCATGAAACCCACGCGGCGCGCACAGGGAAACCCTGATTAATTACCCTGGGGGAAACTTTCTGTAGAAGGGCCACAGGCCCACGTTTCCCCGCGCCCTCTCGTATCTTATTCGGATGTTCGGCGGTACCGGGGAGGTTCGGGCCGCAAAGGCGTAAAAAAATCCCGCCTGGCGCGGCCCGAACCTCCCCGGTACCGCCCCCGAGGCAGCGGGCGCGGGCAAGCCCCCCTCACGGACTTTCAATTTGGGCTAATGGGGCCCATTATTTACGCGCCTCGGTCGCCCCGGGACGAGGCCCTTGCCAGAGGCAGCCTTATGGTGAAGCTTGCGCCCCGTCCCGGCTCGCTCTCGGCGCTTATATCGCCGCCGTGGTCCTGGACGATGCGGTAGCTCATGGTGAGGCCCAGCCCCGCTCCGGTCATCTTGGAGGTATGGAAGGGACTGAATATCTTGAAGAGGTCGTCCTCCTCGATGCCGCAGCCCGTATCGCTTATCTCCACGACAAGGGAGGAGCCGTCCTCCACATGGGAGCGGATCCGTATCTCGCCTTTACTCTCTATGGCCTCCACCGAGTTCTGGAGGATGTTGAAGAAGGCCTTCTTGAGGTTACTGCGGTCAAGGAGCACCTCCGGCGGGTCCGCCATGAGGTCGAGGTCGATCTCTATCTCCTTGCCGTCCATGATGTCGCGCAGGTCCTCGAGGGCCTTGAGCATCACCAGGTTCACGTCGGAGCGCTGCAGCCGCGAGGTGAGTATGCCCTTGTACTCGTCGATCCTCTGTATCATGCGCTCCATGCGCTCCACGGCCTTTATGATCGTCGAGATGTACTCCCTGTTCCTGTCGTCGCGCTCCCTGGAGCGCAGGAGCCGGGCCATGCCGCCTATGGTCGCCAGCGGATTGCGTATCTCGTGGGCTATGCCGTCGACCATCTCTCCCAGGGCGGCCAGCTTCTCGCTGTCGTGGAGCCTGGTCTGCATGGCCCTCATCTTGAGGAGCGACTTGACCCTGGCCGACACCTCGATGAGGCTGCACGGCTTCTCTATGTAGTCCTCGGCGCCGAGCTCCAGTCCCAGGACCACGTCCTCGAGCTCGGACTTGGCCGTGAGCATGACGACCGGTATGAGCCTTGTCCTGTCGTCGCTCTTGAGGCGCCTGCACATCTCGTAGCCGTCCATGCGCGGCATCATTACGTCCACGAGGATGAGGTCCGGGTGAAAGGCCTCGACCTTGTCCAGCCCCTCCAGGCCGTCGCCGGCCTGCTCCACCTCGTAGCCGTCCATGACCATCTTGCTGGCTATGAGCTCACGGATGCCGGCGTCGTCATCGACTATGAGGACCCTCGGCTTCATCTGCGCTACCCCTCTCCCGCTGCAGGCCCCGTAGCGCCCGGGCCGCTCCCCCTCTCGACCTTCTCCTTCATGGCCCTGTAGAAGCGGACCATCTCGTCGTCGCCCCTGCCCGCGTATATCTCCGCCATCGCGTCGATACACTCTCCGGCCCCCTCCGAGAGGCCGGCGGCGAGCGCCACCTTCAGCGCCCTGTCAAGGAGTCCGAGCGCGCCGTCCTCATCCCCCCCGGCAAGGGCGATGCGGCCGAGGGCGTAGAGCGAGTGGAATATGCGCGAAGACCTGCCGAGCCTCCGGTCGATCTCAAGGGCCCGCTCATAGAGGGCGGCGGCCTCGTCATCCCTTCCCTCCCCGCTCAACATGTCGGCCCTGAGCCGAAGCGAGTTGGCCACCTCGCCGTCGAGACCGGCCGCTTCGTTGAGCTTGAGCGCCTCGTCCAAGACGGCGGCGGCCTCGTCTCTTCTGCCGAGCTTCAGCAGCGCCATGGCCCTCAGGTTCAGCCGCGCGCCCCTGTCGGCGTGCGCGAACCTCGCATCGAGGCGGGCCGCATTGTCGAGGAGTCCGAGGGCGCCTGCGGCGTCCCCTCTCATGTAGG
The nucleotide sequence above comes from Deltaproteobacteria bacterium. Encoded proteins:
- a CDS encoding ribosome biogenesis GTPase Der; this translates as MKPLVAIVGRPNVGKSTLFNRLIGRRKAITRSEPGVTRDLNYGDVSEGGRTFTLVDTGGFEPEAAGGIMGKVKEQMRLAVEEADLVIFLMDGREGLTAADRELVDMLRKTHRPVIYAVNKVDSPRLEGALAEFYDLGVDRVMAVSAERGDGVYELLEEVMAALPVRRGKDRDEAVTKVAIVGRPNAGKSSILNRLAGRERMIVSEVPGTTRDAVDTEIRHHGRRFVIVDTAGIRKKSRVSSRLENYAVMAAIRSVESCDVALLVIDALEGVKSQDAKVGSLIAERGKPALIVINKWDLVDKDSHTMARYEREVRAALPGLGFAPIIFVSALTGRRTGAILDAVSSLDEAASRRVPTARLNEVFAGITARKRPPVYRGRQVKLYYITQSGVRPPTFVVFANYPAGVAEHYRRYLVNRLRELLDLGEVPVRLHFRMRK
- a CDS encoding response regulator, whose amino-acid sequence is MKPRVLIVDDDAGIRELIASKMVMDGYEVEQAGDGLEGLDKVEAFHPDLILVDVMMPRMDGYEMCRRLKSDDRTRLIPVVMLTAKSELEDVVLGLELGAEDYIEKPCSLIEVSARVKSLLKMRAMQTRLHDSEKLAALGEMVDGIAHEIRNPLATIGGMARLLRSRERDDRNREYISTIIKAVERMERMIQRIDEYKGILTSRLQRSDVNLVMLKALEDLRDIMDGKEIEIDLDLMADPPEVLLDRSNLKKAFFNILQNSVEAIESKGEIRIRSHVEDGSSLVVEISDTGCGIEEDDLFKIFSPFHTSKMTGAGLGLTMSYRIVQDHGGDISAESEPGRGASFTIRLPLARASSRGDRGA
- a CDS encoding tetratricopeptide repeat protein encodes the protein MGVRAAWTAAVLAVLLAAAGCASAPEPVPGPPQSERASQLNVEGVAAAARGEYALALLKFEAALALSRSVDDRRTELAALRNLAAAYTALGRLERAGEAAQEALEIAAEAGDHRAEAALWGMLAKLAYMRGDAAGALGLLDNAARLDARFAHADRGARLNLRAMALLKLGRRDEAAAVLDEALKLNEAAGLDGEVANSLRLRADMLSGEGRDDEAAALYERALEIDRRLGRSSRIFHSLYALGRIALAGGDEDGALGLLDRALKVALAAGLSEGAGECIDAMAEIYAGRGDDEMVRFYRAMKEKVERGSGPGATGPAAGEG